The following coding sequences are from one Acidobacteriota bacterium window:
- a CDS encoding MFS transporter: protein MAGMTDDNGTVHGPAPGSGEIPDARDRLLARDFVLTALANFTNSFGMQMLVATMPVYVISLGGSQTDAGMVSGALALTALLFRPLMGWLTDAWRRRPLILVGTSCYGFASVIYFLTGSIPLLLVGRFVHGFGLSCYTTASNAYIADIAPRARRGEAVGLFAAAQAVGLIIGPAVGFLLIDTIGFHRLFYFSGGLAFAAFFISLFTRERRAPGDPAHARWSLRTGLVSVRALPVAWMALCMGMGFGAVSAFIAIFARTRGFPNPGFYFMIQALALIVCRIAAGRLSDRYNRAVTIVPGLVLGAAALALLPLAHGTALFVLSASLFGFGFGSAQPATMALLIDRVGPEERGLAVSTYYAGFDAGVAIGSFLLGVVSQRFGFGVMWPLAAFCILLGLAGFLPGGHTKQKDCPGTHNQC from the coding sequence ATGGCCGGGATGACGGACGACAACGGAACGGTTCACGGGCCGGCCCCCGGTTCGGGGGAGATTCCAGATGCGAGGGACCGGCTGCTGGCGCGGGACTTCGTCCTGACGGCACTGGCCAATTTCACCAACTCCTTCGGCATGCAGATGCTGGTGGCCACCATGCCCGTCTACGTCATCAGCCTCGGCGGGAGCCAGACCGACGCGGGCATGGTGAGCGGGGCCCTCGCGCTGACGGCCCTCCTTTTCCGCCCGCTGATGGGGTGGCTGACCGACGCCTGGCGCCGGCGGCCCCTGATCCTGGTCGGGACTTCGTGCTACGGGTTCGCCAGCGTCATCTATTTCCTGACCGGGTCGATCCCGCTTCTGCTCGTCGGGCGCTTCGTGCACGGCTTCGGGTTGAGCTGCTACACCACGGCGAGCAACGCCTACATCGCCGACATCGCCCCGCGCGCCCGCCGGGGGGAGGCCGTGGGGCTGTTTGCGGCCGCGCAGGCCGTGGGCCTGATCATCGGCCCGGCCGTCGGCTTTCTGCTGATCGACACGATCGGGTTTCACCGCCTCTTCTACTTTTCGGGAGGGCTGGCTTTCGCCGCCTTCTTCATCTCGCTCTTCACGCGTGAGCGGCGCGCGCCGGGCGACCCTGCGCACGCCCGCTGGTCGCTGCGCACGGGGCTGGTGTCGGTCCGGGCCCTGCCGGTCGCGTGGATGGCCCTCTGCATGGGGATGGGGTTCGGGGCCGTCAGCGCCTTCATCGCCATCTTCGCCCGCACCCGCGGGTTTCCAAACCCCGGGTTCTACTTCATGATCCAGGCGCTGGCCCTCATCGTCTGCCGCATCGCCGCCGGCCGCCTGTCCGACCGCTACAACCGGGCGGTCACCATCGTGCCCGGCCTGGTGCTGGGCGCCGCGGCCCTGGCCCTCCTGCCGCTGGCCCACGGGACGGCCCTGTTCGTACTCTCCGCCTCCCTGTTCGGGTTCGGGTTCGGCTCGGCCCAGCCGGCCACCATGGCCCTGCTCATCGACCGGGTCGGGCCCGAGGAACGCGGGCTGGCCGTCAGCACCTACTACGCCGGGTTCGATGCGGGGGTCGCGATCGGCTCCTTCCTGCTGGGGGTCGTGAGCCAGCGTTTCGGCTTCGGCGTCATGTGGCCCCTGGCGGCCTTCTGCATCCTGCTGGGGCTTGCCGGCTTCCTCCCCGGCGGGCACACGAAGCAAAAAGATTGCCCGGGGACGCACAATCAATGTTAG
- a CDS encoding peptidoglycan bridge formation glycyltransferase FemA/FemB family protein: MNLEVTPKPASRLYPTDILFQTSFWGSVKRRLGWEVEAFEISRPSGTGDMMALTRPLDGDTAMACVPQGPEHGPDPQDYGRFLEELSDAVSRYLDPACVFIRYDLPWADPYALDGEAEGEGAAAGLWRPENRLREIRMNFSTRQWNLRKAPLDLTVADSLVLDLAGSEEQLLNGMKPKTRYNVRLAGRKGVEVVAADAAALPAFYGLYLETCRRNRFPARDYAHFAALFDTLAGARNGPTLAFYLALHGSRTLAGAIVARSGKAATYLFGASSSSCRNLMAPYAVQWHAIREARRSGCLSYDMGAVSALRDPLHPFYGLYRFKTGFGGRIEHRVGSWDFPIDPEKYESYRSRELQSNFCEAALPA, encoded by the coding sequence ATGAATCTCGAGGTGACGCCCAAGCCCGCGAGCCGGCTTTACCCCACCGATATCCTTTTCCAGACATCCTTCTGGGGGAGCGTGAAGCGGCGCCTGGGGTGGGAGGTGGAGGCCTTCGAAATTTCCCGCCCCTCCGGGACGGGGGACATGATGGCCCTGACCCGGCCCCTGGACGGCGACACGGCGATGGCGTGCGTCCCGCAGGGGCCCGAGCACGGGCCGGACCCGCAGGATTACGGCCGGTTCCTCGAGGAACTGTCCGATGCGGTCTCCCGCTACCTGGACCCGGCCTGCGTGTTCATCCGCTACGATCTCCCCTGGGCCGACCCCTACGCCCTCGACGGCGAGGCCGAAGGGGAAGGGGCCGCGGCGGGGCTCTGGCGCCCCGAGAACCGGCTGCGCGAAATCCGCATGAACTTTTCCACCCGGCAGTGGAACCTGCGCAAGGCCCCGCTCGACCTGACCGTCGCCGACTCCCTGGTCCTGGACCTCGCCGGGAGCGAGGAGCAGCTGCTCAACGGCATGAAGCCCAAGACCCGCTACAATGTCCGCCTGGCCGGGAGGAAGGGGGTCGAAGTCGTCGCCGCCGACGCCGCGGCGCTGCCGGCGTTTTACGGTCTGTACCTGGAGACATGCCGGCGGAACCGTTTCCCCGCGCGCGATTATGCCCATTTCGCGGCCCTGTTCGACACCCTGGCCGGCGCACGGAACGGCCCCACCCTGGCCTTCTACCTGGCCCTCCATGGGAGCCGGACGCTGGCCGGCGCGATCGTGGCGCGTTCGGGGAAGGCCGCCACCTATCTGTTCGGGGCCTCCTCGAGCTCCTGCCGCAACCTGATGGCGCCTTACGCCGTCCAGTGGCACGCCATCCGGGAGGCGCGGCGGAGCGGCTGCCTGTCCTATGACATGGGGGCGGTGTCGGCCCTCCGGGACCCGCTCCACCCGTTCTACGGTCTCTACCGGTTCAAGACCGGCTTCGGCGGCCGCATCGAGCACCGGGTCGGTTCGTGGGACTTTCCCATCGACCCGGAGAAATACGAAAGCTACCGGAGCCGCGAACTGCAGAGCAATTTTTGCGAAGCGGCGCTGCCGGCATGA
- a CDS encoding beta-glucosidase has product MKYTLCAAAVCCLLLGCSTAPVDPKPKSLASYDPEAKALVARMTLEEKIGQMTQPEQGPVMASPGDMQKYFIGSVLSGGDSDPVEGNTLEAWTDLYDRVQAEAMKSRLGIPVLYGVDAVHGHSNVLGAVIFPHNIALGCTRDPELVEKINRITAEEVRATGIQWTFSPCVAVPQDIRWGRTYEGFSEDPELVATLGEAAVRGLQGDLGHPLSVLACAKHFVGDGGTGPSVSPIPGAPAAPGARLWLDRGDTRVDESTLRRIHLPGYVAAIRAGVGSIMPSYSSWNGVKCTGSRRLLTEILKGELGFEGFLISDYNAIAEIRPDDYKTSVEIAVNAGIDMAMETDRYRRFFDTLRELVDEGRVPMARIDDAVTRILRVKFAMGLMDKGRSQLADRKLHQVFGSEARRAVAREAVRKSVVVLKNEGGVLPLAKETARIHVAGKNADDIGNQCGGWTIRWQGQGGRVTPGGTTVLAAIRSAVSPETRVTYSRDGAGAEGATIAVAVIGEKPYAEGVGDRDDLGLDPEDRATMANLKKAGIPVVTLVISGRPLVLGDVPGQSAALLAAFLPGTEGKGITDVLFGDHTPTGKLSFSWPRANGQLPLNIHTPEERYDPLFPYGHGLTW; this is encoded by the coding sequence ATGAAATACACTCTGTGCGCGGCGGCGGTCTGCTGCCTTCTGCTTGGGTGCAGTACGGCACCTGTGGACCCCAAACCCAAAAGCCTCGCGTCCTACGACCCCGAGGCGAAGGCGCTCGTGGCGCGGATGACGCTCGAGGAGAAGATCGGGCAGATGACCCAGCCGGAGCAGGGGCCCGTGATGGCCAGCCCGGGCGACATGCAGAAATATTTCATCGGCTCGGTGCTCAGCGGGGGGGATTCCGATCCCGTGGAGGGGAACACGCTCGAGGCCTGGACCGACCTGTACGACCGGGTGCAGGCGGAGGCGATGAAGTCGCGGCTCGGGATTCCGGTGCTGTACGGGGTGGACGCGGTGCACGGCCACAGCAACGTCCTGGGCGCCGTCATCTTTCCCCATAACATCGCCCTGGGGTGCACGCGCGACCCGGAACTGGTCGAGAAGATCAACCGGATCACGGCCGAGGAGGTGCGAGCCACGGGGATCCAGTGGACCTTCAGCCCCTGCGTCGCCGTTCCCCAGGATATCCGCTGGGGGCGCACCTACGAAGGCTTTTCCGAAGACCCCGAACTGGTGGCCACCCTCGGGGAGGCGGCGGTGCGCGGGCTGCAGGGGGACCTCGGGCACCCGCTCTCGGTCCTGGCCTGCGCCAAACACTTCGTGGGGGACGGCGGGACCGGGCCGAGCGTCTCACCGATACCTGGGGCGCCGGCGGCGCCGGGCGCCCGCCTCTGGCTCGACCGGGGGGACACGCGGGTGGACGAATCGACGCTGCGCCGGATCCACCTCCCGGGCTATGTCGCGGCCATCCGGGCCGGAGTCGGCAGCATCATGCCCTCCTACAGCAGCTGGAACGGGGTCAAGTGCACCGGCAGCCGCCGGCTGCTGACCGAGATTCTCAAGGGGGAGCTGGGATTCGAAGGCTTCCTGATTTCCGACTACAACGCCATCGCCGAGATCCGGCCCGACGACTACAAGACCTCGGTCGAAATCGCCGTCAACGCCGGGATCGACATGGCCATGGAGACGGACCGATACCGGAGGTTCTTCGACACCCTCAGGGAACTGGTCGACGAGGGGCGGGTGCCGATGGCGCGCATCGACGACGCCGTGACCCGCATCCTGCGGGTGAAGTTCGCCATGGGGCTGATGGACAAGGGCCGGTCGCAGCTGGCGGACCGCAAACTGCACCAGGTCTTCGGTTCCGAAGCCCGCCGGGCCGTGGCCCGCGAGGCGGTGCGCAAATCGGTGGTGGTGCTCAAGAACGAGGGCGGGGTTCTGCCGCTGGCGAAGGAGACGGCCCGCATTCACGTGGCGGGCAAGAACGCGGACGACATCGGCAACCAGTGCGGCGGCTGGACCATCCGCTGGCAGGGGCAGGGCGGGCGCGTCACCCCGGGGGGGACCACCGTGCTCGCGGCCATCCGGTCGGCCGTTTCCCCGGAGACGCGGGTGACCTACTCGCGGGACGGCGCCGGGGCCGAGGGGGCCACGATCGCCGTCGCCGTGATCGGGGAGAAGCCGTACGCCGAAGGGGTGGGGGACCGCGACGACCTGGGGCTCGACCCGGAGGACCGGGCGACGATGGCCAACCTGAAAAAGGCGGGGATCCCGGTGGTGACCCTGGTGATCTCGGGCCGGCCGCTGGTCCTCGGCGACGTGCCCGGGCAGTCGGCCGCCCTCCTGGCCGCCTTCCTCCCGGGGACCGAGGGGAAGGGGATCACGGACGTCCTGTTCGGGGACCACACGCCGACGGGGAAGCTGTCCTTCTCCTGGCCGCGCGCGAACGGGCAGCTTCCGCTCAACATCCACACGCCCGAAGAGCGGTACGATCCGCTCTTCCCATACGGCCACGGTTTGACGTGGTAA
- a CDS encoding LL-diaminopimelate aminotransferase: MVRFNQHYRKLQSSYLFSDIARRIEAFESRNPGRSIIRLGIGDVTRPLPPACISAFHSAIDEMGSEKHFRGYGPEQGYGFLREAIARNDYQALGAEVSADEIFVSDGAKCDTGNFQELLPADVRVAVPDPVYPVYVDTNVMAGRTGRFVDGRYEGLVYLASTRENDYVPAPPDEGVDVIYLCFPNNPTGATATRGQLAEWVEYAHRRKALILFDAAYEAFIRDPEIPHSIYEIEGAREVAVEFRSFSKTAGFTGTRCAFTVVPKSLVVTDDSGQAHSLHALWTRRHTTKFNGVAYPVQRAAEAVYSEEGKQQVRALTDDYLRNAELIRTVMTRLGFHSVGGENSPYIWVQVGGDSWDFFDRMLGEAAVVCTPGSGFGPCGGGYIRISAFNRYERVVEAMERIEAMVR, translated from the coding sequence ATGGTCCGGTTTAACCAGCATTACCGAAAGCTCCAGTCCTCCTACCTGTTCTCCGACATCGCCCGGAGGATCGAGGCTTTCGAGAGCCGTAACCCCGGCAGGAGCATCATCCGGCTGGGCATCGGGGACGTCACCCGGCCGCTCCCCCCCGCCTGCATCTCCGCCTTTCACTCGGCGATCGACGAAATGGGCTCCGAAAAGCACTTCCGCGGTTACGGCCCCGAGCAGGGGTACGGTTTCCTGCGCGAGGCGATCGCCCGGAACGACTACCAGGCGCTGGGGGCGGAAGTATCGGCCGACGAGATTTTCGTCAGCGACGGCGCCAAGTGCGACACGGGGAATTTCCAGGAACTGCTGCCGGCGGACGTGCGGGTCGCGGTCCCCGACCCGGTCTACCCGGTGTACGTGGACACCAACGTCATGGCCGGACGGACGGGCCGTTTCGTGGACGGCCGCTACGAGGGACTGGTCTACCTTGCCTCGACCCGGGAGAACGACTACGTGCCGGCCCCGCCCGACGAGGGCGTGGACGTCATCTACCTCTGCTTTCCGAACAACCCCACGGGCGCTACCGCCACCCGCGGCCAGCTGGCCGAGTGGGTGGAGTACGCGCACAGGCGCAAGGCGCTGATCCTCTTCGATGCCGCCTACGAGGCCTTCATCCGCGACCCGGAGATCCCGCACTCCATTTACGAGATCGAGGGGGCGCGCGAGGTCGCGGTGGAGTTCCGGAGTTTTTCCAAGACCGCGGGGTTTACCGGCACCCGCTGCGCCTTCACCGTGGTGCCCAAATCGCTCGTGGTGACCGACGATTCCGGGCAGGCCCACAGCCTGCACGCGCTCTGGACCCGCCGGCACACGACCAAGTTCAATGGCGTGGCCTACCCCGTCCAGCGGGCGGCCGAGGCCGTATACTCCGAGGAGGGGAAGCAGCAGGTCCGCGCGCTGACGGATGACTACCTCAGGAACGCGGAACTGATCCGGACGGTCATGACCCGGCTCGGGTTCCACTCCGTCGGCGGTGAAAACTCGCCCTATATCTGGGTCCAGGTGGGGGGCGATTCCTGGGACTTTTTCGACCGGATGCTGGGCGAGGCTGCCGTGGTGTGCACCCCGGGAAGCGGATTCGGTCCCTGCGGCGGCGGTTACATCCGCATCAGCGCTTTCAACCGGTACGAGCGGGTGGTCGAGGCGATGGAGCGGATCGAGGCCATGGTGCGCTGA
- a CDS encoding polymer-forming cytoskeletal protein, protein MIFNRDGEKLKSFLGSDSELEGDLSSTGILRLDGTVRGKIRADQVILTERAVIRGEIAARRIIVGGRAEGVLRAEELLEIGPKGRVQGDIVARRVLMASGGTFDGRIEMPAAAPEHAPEEAETAGARAS, encoded by the coding sequence GTGATCTTCAACCGGGACGGGGAGAAGCTGAAATCCTTCCTCGGCTCCGACTCGGAGCTCGAGGGGGATCTCTCCTCGACCGGGATCCTCCGCCTCGACGGGACCGTAAGAGGCAAGATCAGAGCGGACCAGGTCATCCTCACCGAAAGGGCCGTGATCCGGGGAGAGATCGCGGCGCGCCGTATCATCGTGGGCGGCAGGGCCGAGGGGGTGCTCCGGGCCGAGGAACTCCTGGAAATAGGGCCGAAGGGGCGGGTCCAGGGGGATATCGTCGCCCGGCGGGTCCTCATGGCAAGCGGGGGGACGTTCGACGGCCGGATCGAGATGCCGGCTGCCGCACCGGAGCACGCGCCCGAAGAAGCGGAAACCGCCGGGGCGAGGGCCTCCTGA
- a CDS encoding integrin codes for MKLSHSPRIQNFLWSILHLVLILGLCSCAGDGRTGGNPPSPTLQLEFRQVNIFHFTWTDVSNETAYRLLEDPDGQSGYSVIATIDADTTFYDLYVPLPDRINASYILEALRNGFYQSMGEVFVTGSLADAVGYFKASNTGEYDGFGVSVALSGDGRTLAVGAPYESSAATGAWHPGDPGYSGSQMDNSAPASGAVYIFAYTISGWEQEAYLKAWNAESFDEFGGQVALSYYGDTLAVGAMYEDSGSTGGEDDNSMPDSGAVYIFTRAGNSWAPGSLIKAFLQDEGDRFGERLALSGDGNTLAVSAMREDSAGNPIDNSVPDSGAVYLFFRDGLDWQQQAYLKPPLDVDINDQFGSSLALSEDGGVLAVGNDFNDSESSFGQDNALPDSGAVFVFTRTGNTWGNAAAFIKASNAESMDYFGFSVSLSADGNTLAVGAPGEDGNGPGAGNEAVVDSGAVYVFEYSSGLWTQKDYLKASSAGTGDAFGSSVSLSGDGVSLAVGAPFEDSWDIGIGGDSSDDSAEDSGAVYLFYRPDRNFFVYSYIKASNTEPLDVFGHAVDLSWDGLTLAAGAPDEESNATGIGGDADNNLASYSGAVYLY; via the coding sequence ATGAAGCTGTCACATTCGCCTAGAATTCAGAATTTCCTATGGTCCATCCTTCACCTGGTCCTCATCCTGGGCCTTTGTTCCTGCGCTGGTGACGGGCGGACAGGAGGCAATCCTCCGTCTCCCACGCTCCAACTCGAATTCCGGCAGGTGAATATTTTTCATTTTACATGGACGGATGTTTCCAATGAAACCGCGTACAGGCTGCTGGAAGACCCTGATGGCCAATCGGGCTATAGCGTCATAGCCACGATCGATGCAGACACCACGTTCTACGACCTGTATGTTCCGCTGCCCGACCGAATCAACGCCTCCTATATTCTGGAAGCCTTGCGTAACGGGTTTTACCAGAGTATGGGCGAGGTTTTCGTGACCGGGTCCCTGGCCGATGCCGTGGGATATTTCAAGGCATCGAATACCGGGGAATACGATGGTTTTGGCGTCTCGGTGGCGCTTTCCGGGGACGGACGGACGCTGGCTGTCGGGGCCCCCTATGAAAGCAGCGCCGCCACCGGCGCATGGCATCCGGGCGATCCGGGCTATTCCGGCAGCCAGATGGACAACTCCGCACCGGCAAGCGGAGCGGTCTATATTTTCGCCTATACGATATCCGGCTGGGAGCAGGAGGCATACCTCAAGGCCTGGAACGCGGAATCCTTCGATGAATTCGGGGGACAGGTTGCCCTTTCGTATTATGGAGACACCCTTGCGGTTGGAGCGATGTATGAAGACAGCGGCTCCACCGGTGGGGAGGATGACAATTCCATGCCGGACAGCGGCGCGGTCTATATCTTCACGCGCGCCGGGAACTCATGGGCCCCTGGTTCCCTCATAAAGGCTTTCCTTCAGGACGAGGGGGATCGGTTCGGTGAAAGGCTCGCGCTTTCGGGAGACGGAAACACCCTCGCCGTCTCCGCAATGAGAGAAGACAGCGCGGGCAACCCGATCGACAACTCCGTCCCGGACAGCGGAGCCGTCTATCTGTTTTTCCGGGACGGCCTTGACTGGCAACAGCAGGCGTACCTCAAGCCCCCCTTGGATGTCGACATCAACGACCAGTTCGGTTCCTCCCTGGCTCTCTCGGAGGATGGCGGCGTTCTGGCCGTAGGGAACGATTTCAACGACAGCGAAAGCAGCTTTGGACAGGACAACGCCCTGCCGGACAGCGGCGCTGTTTTCGTATTTACCCGGACCGGAAACACCTGGGGGAACGCTGCGGCATTCATCAAGGCTTCCAACGCCGAATCGATGGATTATTTCGGTTTCTCGGTTTCTCTTTCCGCGGACGGAAACACTCTCGCGGTCGGAGCGCCCGGCGAAGACGGGAACGGCCCGGGCGCGGGCAACGAGGCCGTTGTCGATAGCGGCGCCGTCTATGTCTTTGAATATTCCAGCGGTCTCTGGACACAGAAGGACTACCTCAAAGCCTCGAGCGCGGGAACCGGGGATGCATTCGGAAGTTCGGTTTCGCTTTCCGGCGACGGCGTTTCCCTGGCGGTGGGAGCACCGTTCGAGGACAGCTGGGATATAGGAATCGGCGGAGACAGCTCGGACGATTCCGCCGAAGACAGCGGAGCCGTCTACCTGTTCTATCGTCCGGACAGGAACTTTTTTGTTTACAGTTATATCAAGGCTTCAAACACGGAACCCCTGGACGTCTTCGGCCACGCCGTCGATCTTTCCTGGGACGGATTGACCCTGGCGGCCGGCGCTCCTGATGAAGAAAGCAATGCAACCGGTATCGGTGGCGACGCAGACAACAACCTGGCCTCCTACAGTGGGGCCGTCTACCTTTATTGA
- the ilvE gene encoding branched-chain-amino-acid transaminase, protein MKIWIDGRYCSREDARVSVFDHGLLYGDGVFEGIRAYGGRVFRLREHLERLYRSARALLLEIPLPPEELQRTVTAAVEANGAPDAYIRLVVTRGAGALGMNPRLCPKPSIILIVDEIRFYPEKCYAEGIALMTSSLRRIPPACYDVRIKSLNYLNNLLAKIEANQAGCLEAVMLNQEGRVAECTGDNIFIWSGGTLKTPSAMDQALEGITRDVVLGLAAAAGIPCAEASLTQYDLYTAQECFLTGTGAELMPVTKIDGRTIGDGKPGPVTRRILGLFHEEVRKP, encoded by the coding sequence ATGAAAATCTGGATAGACGGCAGGTACTGCAGCCGGGAGGATGCCCGGGTCTCGGTGTTCGACCACGGCCTCCTTTACGGGGACGGGGTGTTCGAAGGAATCCGGGCCTACGGCGGCAGGGTCTTCCGGCTCCGGGAGCACCTGGAGCGGCTGTACCGGAGCGCCCGGGCGCTCCTGCTCGAGATCCCCCTGCCCCCGGAGGAGCTCCAGCGCACCGTCACCGCGGCCGTAGAGGCCAACGGCGCCCCCGACGCCTACATCCGCCTCGTGGTGACCCGCGGGGCCGGCGCCCTCGGCATGAACCCCCGCCTCTGTCCGAAGCCCTCCATCATTCTGATCGTGGACGAGATCCGGTTCTACCCCGAAAAATGTTACGCGGAGGGGATAGCGCTCATGACCTCCTCCCTGCGCAGGATCCCCCCCGCCTGTTACGATGTCCGGATCAAGTCGCTCAACTACCTCAACAACCTCCTGGCCAAGATCGAGGCCAACCAGGCGGGCTGCCTCGAGGCCGTCATGCTCAACCAGGAGGGACGCGTGGCCGAGTGCACCGGGGACAACATCTTCATCTGGTCGGGCGGCACGCTCAAGACGCCGTCCGCCATGGACCAGGCGCTCGAGGGGATCACGCGCGACGTCGTCCTCGGGCTCGCGGCCGCGGCCGGCATCCCGTGCGCGGAGGCCTCCCTGACCCAATACGACCTGTACACCGCCCAGGAGTGCTTCCTCACCGGCACCGGGGCCGAGCTCATGCCGGTGACGAAGATCGACGGGAGGACGATCGGGGACGGAAAACCGGGCCCCGTCACCCGCAGGATCCTCGGGCTCTTCCACGAGGAGGTCCGCAAGCCCTGA
- a CDS encoding M23 family metallopeptidase, translating into MMEPLRSAMKQLRAFLKKACVSVTILVIPHDHVRTLNVRVPAALLALSLLLAVIGGVCVVSLAVSGLQYRAQHNAMAARVRFYSDQFYQWSSTVTSLRTVEQEFRNLFSLGSKEAVLEQADTSFKGSLEIPELVEELQHTLESVDEIKNYLRIQKDIFVATPRGYPVQGRITSSYGRRKDPLTGGDAFHSGIDISSGPGTPIRATADGVVSHSGWTRTSGYVVVVEHGCGFSTIFAHNKKNAVQVGQQVSKGDVIGYVGSTGRATGPHLHYEIWKDGRNINPQPYLAVRM; encoded by the coding sequence ATGATGGAACCATTGAGATCCGCGATGAAGCAGCTGCGCGCTTTTTTGAAAAAGGCGTGTGTCTCCGTGACCATCCTGGTGATCCCCCACGATCATGTCAGGACGCTGAACGTGAGGGTCCCCGCCGCCCTGCTGGCGCTCTCCCTCCTGCTGGCCGTCATCGGCGGCGTCTGCGTGGTGAGCCTGGCCGTCAGCGGGTTGCAGTACCGGGCCCAGCACAACGCCATGGCCGCCAGGGTCCGCTTCTATTCCGACCAGTTCTACCAGTGGAGCTCTACGGTGACTTCGCTCAGGACGGTGGAGCAGGAGTTCCGGAACCTGTTTTCACTGGGATCGAAGGAAGCGGTCCTGGAACAGGCCGATACCTCCTTCAAGGGCTCGCTCGAAATCCCCGAGCTGGTGGAAGAGCTCCAGCACACCCTGGAAAGCGTGGACGAGATCAAGAATTACCTGCGCATCCAGAAGGATATTTTCGTCGCCACCCCCAGGGGCTACCCGGTGCAGGGAAGGATCACCTCCTCCTACGGGAGGAGGAAGGACCCCCTGACGGGGGGGGACGCGTTCCATTCGGGGATCGACATCTCCTCGGGGCCCGGGACCCCCATCCGGGCCACCGCCGACGGGGTGGTCAGCCACTCGGGGTGGACCCGGACGAGCGGCTACGTGGTGGTCGTCGAGCATGGCTGCGGTTTCTCCACCATTTTCGCGCATAACAAGAAGAACGCGGTCCAGGTCGGACAGCAGGTGTCCAAGGGGGACGTCATTGGCTACGTCGGTTCCACCGGACGGGCCACCGGCCCCCATCTTCATTACGAGATCTGGAAGGACGGCCGGAACATCAATCCGCAGCCGTACCTCGCGGTGAGGATGTGA
- a CDS encoding LysM peptidoglycan-binding domain-containing protein, with amino-acid sequence MDRFEELKAKYQSVLRLIEQKKLRMHNLHLQDNKLFVKASAGTEEQKNAIWNQIKLVDPAYADLTCDIVIDPSMAPPAAAAPAAKTYTVQPGDTLSKLAKQFYGNAGAYMKIFDANKDQLTDPNLIKVGQVLKIPNA; translated from the coding sequence ATGGACCGTTTCGAGGAACTCAAAGCGAAGTATCAGTCGGTATTGCGCCTTATCGAGCAGAAGAAACTCCGGATGCACAACCTCCACCTGCAGGACAACAAACTCTTCGTCAAGGCCTCGGCCGGAACCGAGGAACAGAAAAACGCCATCTGGAACCAGATCAAGCTCGTGGACCCGGCCTACGCCGACCTGACCTGCGACATCGTCATCGATCCCTCGATGGCGCCCCCAGCCGCGGCCGCCCCGGCGGCAAAGACCTATACGGTCCAGCCGGGGGACACGCTCTCGAAGCTCGCGAAGCAGTTCTACGGCAACGCCGGCGCCTACATGAAGATTTTCGACGCCAACAAGGACCAGCTCACCGACCCGAACCTCATCAAGGTGGGACAGGTGCTCAAGATCCCCAACGCCTGA
- a CDS encoding PIN domain-containing protein yields MSDKTFIDTNVLIYAHDADSGAKQARAKGILLDLWADRCGVLSTQVLQEFYVNVTRKIAQPLPKPTARLILASYALWCAVITSAELDLAFRIEDEARIGFWDALIVASAVRSGAARILSEDLNNKQIIAGLRIENPFL; encoded by the coding sequence ATGAGCGATAAGACCTTTATTGACACGAATGTGCTGATTTATGCGCACGATGCGGATTCCGGGGCCAAACAGGCAAGGGCAAAGGGCATCCTTCTTGATCTGTGGGCGGATCGCTGCGGAGTTCTCAGTACCCAGGTATTGCAGGAATTTTACGTGAATGTGACCCGCAAGATCGCGCAACCCCTGCCGAAGCCGACCGCGCGTCTCATTCTTGCCAGCTATGCCCTCTGGTGCGCCGTCATCACATCGGCTGAACTCGACCTGGCGTTTCGGATCGAGGACGAAGCCAGGATCGGGTTCTGGGATGCCCTCATTGTGGCTTCCGCCGTCAGGAGCGGGGCTGCAAGGATTCTTTCGGAAGATCTGAACAACAAACAGATCATCGCGGGCCTGCGGATCGAAAATCCCTTCCTGTGA